One Candidatus Eisenbacteria bacterium genomic window carries:
- the rnpA gene encoding ribonuclease P protein component, with protein sequence MAGITSTLRKRRDFQKLYEEGRAYHGVNLVVMIRRTGESPGMLAFVASRRVGSAVRRNRARRILREAFRTLGVDLREEDVHIAFIARATCATVKMQVVRDEMKRILKVAGILRTDTEIDNRPA encoded by the coding sequence ATGGCCGGAATAACTAGCACTCTTCGCAAACGCCGGGATTTCCAAAAGCTCTACGAGGAAGGCCGAGCCTACCACGGAGTGAATCTCGTCGTTATGATCCGTCGCACCGGTGAATCACCCGGGATGTTGGCGTTTGTGGCAAGCCGAAGAGTCGGTTCCGCCGTACGGAGAAACCGCGCAAGGCGTATTTTGCGTGAAGCTTTTCGAACCCTTGGCGTAGATCTTAGAGAAGAAGACGTACACATCGCCTTCATAGCCCGCGCCACCTGTGCAACAGTGAAGATGCAAGTCGTGCGGGATGAAATGAAAAGAATTCTAAAAGTGGCGGGAATCCTGCGTACGGATACAGAGATTGATAACCGCCCGGCCTAG
- the rpmH gene encoding 50S ribosomal protein L34, giving the protein MTLKRTFQPHNRRKRKVHGFRSKMRTKAGRGVLNRRRRKGRARVSVS; this is encoded by the coding sequence TTGACGTTGAAACGAACATTTCAGCCCCATAATCGGCGTAAAAGAAAAGTACACGGCTTTCGAAGCAAGATGCGCACAAAGGCGGGTCGTGGTGTTTTGAATCGTCGTCGGAGAAAAGGACGCGCACGCGTCTCCGTATCTTAA
- a CDS encoding Jag N-terminal domain-containing protein has protein sequence MQLHPRDDEEHGGLSEKKEVISQGKTLDEAVQRGIEELGIRKEDAEVEVLDVGGSGLMGRIRGKSARVRVRARDTREQKLKEVTAEILQLMEIDADVSMNGNDGNYRIEITSEGADGLLIGRRGETLEALQHIVHRVVAGGEGPLFITVDVSGYRERRRLYLEAKARELASVALSQRREVLSEPLTVGERRIFHSALAEIPYVQARALGEGMHRKIAVGPASEGRERDGRGRSGGYRESYDRSDGERGRYDRGDGDRERGRYDRGEHHDRHTPDRQPPERHTPDRQPPERDRYDNRNSYEEGYSSFSRNLRTNNSNTSRPDTPHPDTSRWETEQPEDSRGIPPAPESAVGREWMRQPQQNRHRRSSGGSTEFLSPSRGFAGSGYSGGRRQESNDMRQRRETRGTPNRKPSIRPREDENGGAQKADEE, from the coding sequence ATGCAGTTGCATCCAAGGGATGATGAAGAACATGGAGGCCTCAGCGAAAAGAAAGAGGTCATATCACAGGGGAAGACTTTAGATGAAGCCGTCCAGCGCGGAATTGAAGAGCTGGGAATTCGCAAGGAAGATGCCGAAGTCGAAGTTCTGGATGTTGGCGGTTCCGGACTCATGGGCCGGATTCGAGGGAAGAGCGCAAGGGTTCGTGTAAGGGCCCGCGATACACGCGAACAAAAGCTCAAGGAAGTCACGGCGGAGATCCTTCAATTGATGGAAATCGACGCCGACGTTTCTATGAATGGAAATGATGGGAATTACCGTATTGAAATTACAAGCGAGGGCGCGGATGGCCTCCTCATCGGCCGCAGAGGAGAGACACTCGAGGCGCTGCAGCACATCGTTCATCGCGTGGTCGCGGGCGGCGAGGGCCCGCTCTTTATCACTGTCGATGTATCCGGTTACAGAGAACGCCGCCGGCTCTATCTGGAAGCCAAAGCGCGCGAATTAGCGAGTGTGGCCCTCAGCCAGCGGCGGGAGGTTCTTTCAGAGCCGCTTACCGTCGGCGAGAGAAGAATTTTTCATTCGGCGTTGGCCGAGATTCCTTATGTTCAAGCCCGTGCGCTTGGCGAGGGAATGCATAGAAAAATCGCTGTTGGACCGGCATCTGAAGGCCGGGAACGGGATGGGCGGGGTCGCAGTGGCGGCTACCGGGAATCTTACGATCGCAGCGATGGCGAACGAGGACGATATGACCGTGGCGATGGTGACCGCGAACGGGGCCGGTATGACCGCGGGGAGCACCACGACCGGCACACCCCAGACCGGCAACCCCCCGAGCGCCACACCCCAGACCGGCAACCCCCCGAGCGGGATCGATATGACAACCGGAACAGTTATGAAGAGGGATACTCCTCATTCAGCCGAAACCTCCGAACTAACAATTCCAATACCTCTCGCCCCGACACCCCCCACCCTGATACCTCCCGATGGGAAACCGAACAACCGGAAGATTCCCGCGGTATCCCGCCGGCGCCCGAAAGCGCTGTTGGGCGCGAGTGGATGAGGCAGCCTCAGCAAAACCGGCATCGTAGATCATCAGGCGGCAGCACAGAGTTTCTTTCTCCAAGCCGCGGCTTTGCCGGATCCGGATACAGCGGCGGGCGGCGACAGGAATCAAATGATATGCGCCAGCGCCGGGAGACTCGGGGAACACCGAATCGGAAGCCGAGCATCCGGCCTCGTGAGGACGAGAATGGCGGAGCTCAAAAAGCCGACGAGGAATAA
- a CDS encoding membrane protein insertase YidC, whose protein sequence is MDKRLWLAMVLAILVLFVSDRLFGPKQGPVRTAITEMSDSTSVPASGTRSGSPDLSAVTTEPASGTFDSMAAAAPSEEMVNQLLTANEPEEITIAGAKYQATLSRRGGVVSSFILAEYTDAENQPANLIRDEEKGVLGLTIETPDGILDLAETEFHVETRKSGGMTRVEFSAEDANGVRVTKTYLFHPDSLAFRLQLKASGIPNGDGAARYGINWGEGMPLLEVKPAYDQAGMASVALIGKDFVKDGGASMRGMGCSGGGGKKDQWEFENHDGMIHWAGVRDKYFLGAIIPENALDARVRTERNSGRNIARTQLIVPVDLDGTVARNFMVYLGPLKHNELQALGVGLERAVDLGMKPIIPISRLVLWCMTTLYKVIPNYGIVILIVSVLAKILMYPLTKKSLNSMKKMQLVKPEMDEINKKYKDDPQKKQKAMMALYKEHSINPVGGCLPMVLQMPIFFALYSVLYNVIEMRKAPFVFWIKDLSLPDNVGNIMGVPINPLPVIMTATMIWQQKLTPTDPRQATMAMIMPIMFLFFFYNLPSGLVFYWTVNNVVSVIQQLWIKRGDKPVSSGKGAERRDYAVASKG, encoded by the coding sequence ATGGATAAAAGGCTTTGGCTGGCCATGGTATTGGCCATCCTCGTGTTATTTGTATCCGACCGGCTTTTTGGACCAAAGCAGGGTCCTGTTAGAACCGCGATAACGGAAATGTCGGATTCCACCTCCGTGCCGGCGTCCGGCACCCGGTCGGGGTCGCCCGATCTTTCGGCGGTGACCACAGAACCGGCGAGCGGCACCTTCGACTCGATGGCCGCCGCCGCTCCGTCAGAGGAGATGGTAAACCAGCTTCTCACAGCCAACGAGCCCGAAGAGATCACCATCGCAGGCGCCAAATATCAAGCCACATTGAGCCGCCGGGGAGGCGTCGTATCGAGTTTTATCCTGGCCGAGTATACCGATGCCGAAAATCAGCCGGCCAACCTGATCCGCGATGAAGAGAAGGGTGTGCTGGGTCTTACGATCGAAACACCGGATGGTATCCTGGATCTGGCGGAAACCGAATTTCACGTAGAAACACGGAAATCGGGCGGCATGACCCGCGTGGAATTTTCCGCCGAGGATGCCAATGGGGTTCGCGTAACAAAGACCTATCTCTTTCACCCCGACAGCCTCGCCTTCCGTTTGCAGTTGAAGGCCTCCGGAATCCCCAATGGCGACGGAGCGGCCCGGTATGGAATCAACTGGGGCGAGGGGATGCCGTTACTGGAAGTGAAACCTGCGTATGACCAGGCCGGTATGGCCTCCGTGGCCTTGATCGGGAAGGATTTTGTCAAAGATGGCGGCGCCTCGATGCGGGGAATGGGTTGCAGCGGGGGCGGCGGAAAAAAAGATCAGTGGGAGTTTGAGAACCACGACGGGATGATCCATTGGGCGGGGGTGAGGGATAAATATTTTCTCGGCGCCATCATTCCAGAGAACGCGCTCGACGCCCGGGTGCGGACCGAAAGAAACTCAGGCAGGAACATTGCACGGACCCAATTGATTGTTCCGGTGGACCTCGACGGCACCGTCGCGCGCAACTTCATGGTCTATCTCGGGCCGTTGAAACACAATGAATTGCAGGCCCTCGGTGTCGGGCTGGAGCGGGCCGTCGACCTTGGGATGAAGCCGATCATCCCCATCAGCAGGCTGGTCCTGTGGTGCATGACGACATTATATAAGGTCATTCCGAATTACGGCATCGTTATTCTTATCGTTTCTGTTCTGGCCAAAATATTAATGTATCCGCTGACAAAGAAGAGCCTCAACTCGATGAAGAAAATGCAACTCGTCAAGCCGGAGATGGACGAGATCAACAAAAAGTACAAGGACGATCCACAAAAGAAGCAAAAAGCGATGATGGCGCTTTATAAAGAGCACAGCATCAACCCGGTTGGCGGCTGTCTTCCAATGGTCCTTCAGATGCCGATCTTTTTCGCGCTCTATAGTGTTTTGTACAATGTAATCGAGATGAGAAAGGCGCCGTTTGTTTTTTGGATCAAGGATCTCTCGCTTCCCGATAATGTTGGAAATATCATGGGTGTACCGATAAATCCATTACCGGTCATCATGACGGCAACTATGATTTGGCAGCAAAAGTTGACACCGACGGACCCGCGACAAGCGACGATGGCAATGATAATGCCGATTATGTTTCTTTTCTTCTTCTACAATCTTCCGTCCGGACTCGTATTCTACTGGACGGTAAACAATGTTGTTTCTGTAATTCAGCAGCTTTGGATTAAACGAGGCGACAAGCCGGTTTCTTCAGGGAAAGGTGCTGAAAGGAGGGATTATGCAGTTGCATCCAAGGGATGA
- the yidD gene encoding membrane protein insertion efficiency factor YidD — MNIKKSQLDRRHQVKTRGSIGSEILILLIIVYRKIVSPWIPASCRYMPTCSQYGLDAIRMHGAIRGGWLTTKRILRCHPLGGDGYDPVPFKDEIKNAKGAHNG, encoded by the coding sequence ATGAATATCAAAAAGAGCCAGCTGGATAGAAGGCATCAAGTTAAGACACGCGGATCAATCGGGTCAGAGATTTTGATCCTTCTCATTATAGTTTATCGGAAAATCGTATCCCCCTGGATTCCCGCTTCATGCCGGTATATGCCGACCTGCTCACAATATGGGCTGGATGCCATAAGGATGCATGGCGCGATCCGAGGCGGCTGGCTGACAACGAAAAGGATCCTCAGGTGTCATCCTCTGGGCGGTGACGGATATGACCCTGTTCCATTCAAGGATGAAATAAAAAACGCAAAGGGCGCGCATAATGGATAA